GCGCGTGGCGCGCGACGTCTCGTGCGCGATCCAGCGGTTCAGGGTTTCCTTTGCGTCGTGCGCATCGAAACCGGCCGGCTTGTCGCAGCCGTTCATCTCGGCAAAGCGGCAGGCGTTCCACAGCTTGGTTGCAAAGTTGCGATTGGTTTCGACGAGCTGCGGCGAGAGCTTGATGTCGTGGCTGTGGGCAGCCCCACGCGCCAGCGCAAAGCGCAGCGCGTCGGCGCCGAAGTCATCGATGACGCCCAGGGGATCGATGACGTTGCCTTTCGACTTCGACATCTTGGCGCCCTTCTCGTCACGGACGAGACGGTGGATATAGACCGTCGAGAACGGCGCCTCCTTCATGAAATGGAGGCCCATCATCATCATGCGGGCGACCCAGAAGAAGATGATGTCCCAGCCGGTGACCAGCACGTTGGTCGGGTAATAGCGCTTCACTTCCGCCGTATCGTCGGGCCAGCCCAGCGTCGAGAACGGCCACAGCCCTGAGGAGAACCAGGTGTCGAGCACGTCCTCGTCGCGGACGATGAAGCCCTCGCGCTTGGCAGGGTCCTGCGCCATCTCCTCGCCCTGCTCCGGCGTGATGACTTCCTGCTCGACGTAATAGCCGAGCGCGTTGCCGACGGCTTCCTCCTCGGTCTCGGCGACGAACACCTTGCCGTCGGGCCCGTACCAGGCCGGGATCTGATGGCCCCACCAGAGCTGACGCGAAATGCACCAGGGCTGGATGTTTTCCATCCATTCGAAATAGGTCTTTTCCCAGTTCTTCGGCACGAACGCCGTTGCGCCGGAGCGCACGGCGGCAATGGCCGGCTGCGCCATGGTCTTGGCGTCGACGTACCACTGGTCGGTCAGATAGGGCTCGATGACAGCGCCGGAACGATCGCCGTGCGGCACCATGTGCGTGTTCGGCTCGATCCGCTCCAGGAAACCGAAATCCTCCAGCCGCGCCACGATCTGTTTTCGCGCCGCAAAACGATCGACATGGTTCAGCTCTTCGGCGAGCTGGGCGGCGCCTTCCGGCAGGCCGCGCAGATAATCCTCGTTATCGACGAGCGCGAGACGGCCTTCGCGATCGAGCACGCTGATCTGCGGCAGCCCATGCCGCTTGCCGACCTCGAAGTCGTTGAAGTCGTGTGCCGGCGTGATCTTGACCGCGCCCGATCCCTTCTCGGGATCGGCATAGTCGTCACCGACGATCGGAATCCGGCGGCCGACCAGCGGCAGGATCACATGCTGGCCGATCAGATGCCCGAGACTCTCATTCTCCGGATGCACCGCCACGGCGGTATCGCCCAGCATCGTTTCGGGACGCGTGGTCGCGACCACGATAAAGGTCGAGGCGTCGTCGGGATTGAAGGTCTTGCCCTCGATCGGATAGCGCAGATACCAGAGATTTCCTTTGACCTCGGTCTGTACTACCTCGAGATCGGAGATCGCGGTGAGCAGTTTCGGATCCCAGTTGACCAGCCGCTTGTCTTTGTAGATCAGGCCTTCGCGGTGCAGTTCGACGAACACCTTCACGACCGCGCGCGACAGCCCTTCGTCCATGGTGAAGCGTTCACGCGACCAGTCGCAGGACGCACCGAGCCGCTTGAGCTGGTTGACGATGACGCCGCCGCTCTCCGCCTTCCACTGCCAGACGCGTTCGAGGAATTTGGCGCGCCCCATGTCGCGCCGGCCCGGCTCCTGCCGTTCCAGCAACTGCCGCTCGACCACCATCTGGGTCGCGATCCCGGCGTGATCGGTGCCGGGCTGCCACAGCACGTCACGGCCGCGCATCCGCTCGAAGCGGCACAGGATGTCCTGCAGCGTGTTATTGAGCGCGTGGCCCATGTGCAGCGAGCCGGTGACGTTCGGCGGCGGGATCACGATGGTGAACGGTGCCGCGTCCTTCCGTTCGGGCCGGCCGGCCTTGAAGGCGCCGCTCGCCTCCCATATGGCGGACATGCGGCTTTCGATATCGGCGGGCTGGTAGTTTTTCTCGATCATGACAACGCTGTTGAATCTGGAGGGCGTTTTGGACCGCCACCTGACCCGGCTAGCGGGCTAGAAAACGTGTCAAAACAATGAGCTAGCGCCCGATTTGGATGTGGACGGAACCGGACAGGTCCCTAGAAAGCCACTGGGAAGCCGCAAGTCAACCTGACCGGCCGCAAGAAGCCGCAATAAAGCCGGTCGGGGTGGCTGAATCAGGGCCGGACGCGGGTTCGCCGGGTGCTGGAGCCCCGTTCCGATGGAATCGGAACGGGGCTCCAAGTTTTTATTTGACGCGTTTTCTTGACGCGAACCAGTTTCCACCCACGGATCAAGTCCGAGGGCGTGCTTCGCTGGAAAACGCTCTAGCGTCCGCGCGACACCCGTTCGATCTCGGCCTTGACGATGCGCTCCACCAATCCCGGCAGATTGTCGTCGAGCCAGGATTTCAGCATCGGCCGCAGCATTTCCTTGACCAGGTCTTCCAGCGTCCGCGCGTTGTTGCTCAGCACGGTGTTGGCCAACGAATTGAAGGCGGATTCGACCGCTGACACCGTCGAGTGCGACAGCATCTGCTGCAGTGGTGGTGCGGGTGCGCTTTCAAACGGCGGCGGCTCGTAGGCCGGCTGCCGGTGCAGCGCCCTGGCGCCCGCGCTCTCGGAAAATTCGAGGTCGTCCTGCGGATCGATCTTGTGGAATGAAGCGGCTTGGGGAGCGGCTGGCGTCGGATCCGGCAACGCCATGTCGTCGGTGAGCTCGAACACGTCGGCTTCGGGTTGAGCTTCGGGCTGTGACGGCCTTATGTCTGCCTCGGGCGTTGCCGCGTCGAGGCTTGCCAGCATCGCATCGATGTCATCCTGGTTGTTGCTGACGGCTGGCTCGGGCGCA
The Bradyrhizobium sp. KBS0727 genome window above contains:
- a CDS encoding valine--tRNA ligase; translated protein: MIEKNYQPADIESRMSAIWEASGAFKAGRPERKDAAPFTIVIPPPNVTGSLHMGHALNNTLQDILCRFERMRGRDVLWQPGTDHAGIATQMVVERQLLERQEPGRRDMGRAKFLERVWQWKAESGGVIVNQLKRLGASCDWSRERFTMDEGLSRAVVKVFVELHREGLIYKDKRLVNWDPKLLTAISDLEVVQTEVKGNLWYLRYPIEGKTFNPDDASTFIVVATTRPETMLGDTAVAVHPENESLGHLIGQHVILPLVGRRIPIVGDDYADPEKGSGAVKITPAHDFNDFEVGKRHGLPQISVLDREGRLALVDNEDYLRGLPEGAAQLAEELNHVDRFAARKQIVARLEDFGFLERIEPNTHMVPHGDRSGAVIEPYLTDQWYVDAKTMAQPAIAAVRSGATAFVPKNWEKTYFEWMENIQPWCISRQLWWGHQIPAWYGPDGKVFVAETEEEAVGNALGYYVEQEVITPEQGEEMAQDPAKREGFIVRDEDVLDTWFSSGLWPFSTLGWPDDTAEVKRYYPTNVLVTGWDIIFFWVARMMMMGLHFMKEAPFSTVYIHRLVRDEKGAKMSKSKGNVIDPLGVIDDFGADALRFALARGAAHSHDIKLSPQLVETNRNFATKLWNACRFAEMNGCDKPAGFDAHDAKETLNRWIAHETSRATREVTEAIEAYRFNDAAGAIYRFVWNVYCDWYLELAKPVLMGEEGAAKAETRAMVAWARDEILKLLHPFMPFITEELWAVTAKRDGLLVLAEWPRKGLSAEQLASIAIASPSDAIIPPVIRALDAGDFSDPAAEAEIGWVVDLVTAIRSVRSEMNIPPATLIPLVLPGASSETRERAQRWNDIVKRLARLAEISIADRAPEGAVQLLVRGEVVALPLKGVIDLAAEKARLDKEIVKADADIKRVDAKLGNEKFVANAPDEIVEEEKEKREAAVARKAKILEALERLKKAS
- a CDS encoding PopZ family protein, coding for MTQPAKVQEPSMEEILASIRRIIADDEAKPASAEKPASAEKPAEKAVSRAAAARPETPAKPAMKDIPPSAFAPAPKPAAVAKPAPPPAPEPAVSNNQDDIDAMLASLDAATPEADIRPSQPEAQPEADVFELTDDMALPDPTPAAPQAASFHKIDPQDDLEFSESAGARALHRQPAYEPPPFESAPAPPLQQMLSHSTVSAVESAFNSLANTVLSNNARTLEDLVKEMLRPMLKSWLDDNLPGLVERIVKAEIERVSRGR